A genomic window from Candidatus Eisenbacteria bacterium includes:
- a CDS encoding NAD(P)-dependent oxidoreductase, with translation MPQPALILTGASGFVGRHLLAELKGDYRIFAIARRSQRECGAPIDPNIAWMQVDLGDREDLGRALREIQSAGGAKFLIHLGAYYDFTGDRHPEYQRTNIGGTSNILDLVRPLRLERLFFASSVAAHRFPRREGPITEATPPDGPHVYAWSKREGERLIRECPKVPSCIVRFGAMFSDWCEYPPLYSFLQTWLGRSWRARALPGKGNAAIPYIHVWDAVRFLRRLLEVHDRLGQAEPVIASAAGSTPIKDLFHLATRHFFGRPQNPLFVPPPVCALGLHATDLMGRVSGHRPFERPWMHSYIDKRMEVENTKTRAALEWSPLARYQIERRFPLMIERLRSEPLEWRARNEAAMRREADRPGLRVYKTLIAVEEEVIAAMARILDSPSGADLLAAFRKLDAAEFRWIVRLLFRLVLTTIQTSNRLLVLNYMEVTCADRFRAGIRPEELRNLLKLLNDTILESLEGRPDFANLGQTIYDQITVPLQLAMDEVREQHDRFQEGGVAPAEAAATSPLEGLSPREALEQTIFSCLVQRK, from the coding sequence ATGCCGCAGCCGGCGCTCATACTGACCGGCGCGTCCGGCTTTGTCGGCCGCCATCTGCTCGCAGAGCTGAAGGGGGACTATCGTATCTTCGCGATCGCGCGGCGGTCGCAGAGGGAGTGTGGCGCGCCGATCGACCCGAACATCGCATGGATGCAGGTCGATCTGGGCGACAGGGAGGATCTGGGCCGCGCTCTCCGCGAGATCCAGTCGGCTGGCGGAGCGAAGTTCCTGATTCACCTGGGCGCCTATTACGACTTCACGGGGGACCGGCATCCCGAGTACCAGCGGACGAACATCGGTGGAACCAGTAACATCCTCGATCTCGTCCGGCCGCTGCGCCTCGAGCGGCTCTTCTTCGCAAGCTCGGTCGCGGCGCACCGGTTCCCGCGGAGAGAAGGACCGATCACGGAGGCGACCCCCCCCGACGGGCCGCACGTCTATGCATGGAGCAAGCGCGAGGGGGAGAGGTTGATCCGCGAGTGCCCCAAAGTTCCGAGCTGCATCGTACGTTTCGGCGCGATGTTCAGCGATTGGTGCGAGTATCCGCCACTCTACAGCTTCCTCCAGACATGGCTCGGACGCTCCTGGCGCGCCCGCGCCCTGCCCGGAAAGGGAAACGCCGCGATCCCCTACATCCACGTCTGGGATGCCGTCAGGTTTCTGAGGCGACTCCTGGAGGTCCATGACAGGCTCGGCCAGGCCGAACCGGTCATCGCCTCCGCCGCGGGCTCCACCCCGATCAAGGATCTCTTCCACCTCGCGACGCGACACTTCTTCGGGCGGCCCCAGAATCCGCTTTTCGTGCCGCCTCCTGTCTGCGCCCTTGGGCTTCACGCCACCGATCTCATGGGCCGCGTCTCGGGGCACCGGCCGTTCGAGCGGCCGTGGATGCATTCCTACATTGACAAGCGAATGGAGGTCGAGAACACGAAGACCCGCGCGGCCCTCGAGTGGTCTCCGCTGGCGCGCTATCAGATCGAGAGGCGGTTTCCCCTCATGATCGAGCGCCTCCGCAGCGAGCCGCTGGAGTGGCGCGCGCGCAACGAGGCCGCCATGAGGCGAGAGGCCGACCGGCCGGGGCTGCGTGTCTACAAGACGCTCATCGCGGTGGAGGAAGAGGTGATCGCGGCAATGGCGAGGATCCTCGACTCCCCGTCGGGGGCCGATCTCCTGGCCGCCTTCCGAAAGCTCGACGCAGCCGAATTCCGCTGGATCGTGAGGCTGCTCTTCCGGCTCGTACTGACAACGATCCAGACCAGCAACAGGCTCCTTGTCCTGAACTACATGGAGGTCACCTGCGCCGACCGGTTCCGCGCCGGCATCCGGCCGGAGGAACTGCGCAATCTCCTCAAGCTCTTGAACGACACGATCCTCGAGAGCCTCGAGGGAAGGCCGGATTTCGCGAACCTGGGCCAGACGATCTACGATCAGATCACCGTCCCCTTGCAGCTCGCGATGGACGAGGTCCGGGAGCAGCACGATCGGTTCCAGGAGGGAGGAGTCGCGCCCGCTGAAGCCGCTGCGACCTCGCCCCTCGAGGGGCTTTCGCCGCGCGAGGCCCTCGAGCAGACCATCTTCAGCTGCCTGGTGCAGAGGAAGTAG
- a CDS encoding HAMP domain-containing protein produces MRLPFRARLLMGFGPVVLVMGATSTFAGLSFIGHTVMKEAKLRVEMDLNGAWSAYGEEMNRLQVVVGISAQREAMQSATRTGRVGGSIASEFETFRRKYDLDYLTVTDENGVVLLRSRYPHAKGDTLRDDPVIEKALGGAASSGTLLLSPERLRKEGDNLDERAFIPLVYTERAIPTDRAVEPRGMALEAAMPILNDRGDVTGTVYGGVLLNRKFDLVDRIRRNVFGDKSFGDRPVGTVTLFLGDVRIATNVTLDTGARALGTRVSEAVATRVLDRGERFADRAFVVNDWYLSAYDPIRDPRGEVIGIIYVGLLEKTYSGYKSTLVRQYLGISLLALLVCVAVTLTLSSDFRRPILRLVKATREISAGNLNARVTPVRSSREIHELGKAFNLMAEALESDRAKMNVTSIVLQRAYAAAEERNKAYMEMLGFVTHELKSPLASIVFAIHGLRDRILGPLTPEQEALLKSASTSADYLQATIFNYLNLTRIEEGGVRLRLSRVAALDEVIRPVLEGLSELSADRGMRIESAIPAEAGGVWDRDLVRAVFQNLLSNAIKYGREGGRIRLSWRRDEESRLQRFSVWNEGCGFDPDSARRLFQKFSRLHAGGEDTKSGTGLGLFVSARIVEKHGGAISARSDPGQWAEFVVSLPDAAPGLEEAGAGEPSASG; encoded by the coding sequence GTGAGACTCCCCTTCCGCGCAAGGCTCCTCATGGGATTCGGCCCCGTGGTCCTGGTCATGGGGGCGACCAGCACATTCGCCGGTCTCTCCTTCATCGGCCACACGGTCATGAAGGAAGCCAAGCTCCGCGTCGAGATGGACCTGAACGGCGCCTGGTCGGCCTACGGCGAGGAGATGAACCGGCTCCAGGTCGTCGTCGGCATATCGGCACAGAGGGAGGCGATGCAAAGCGCCACCCGGACCGGGCGGGTGGGGGGATCCATCGCCTCGGAGTTCGAGACCTTTCGCAGGAAGTACGATCTGGACTACCTGACCGTGACCGACGAGAACGGGGTCGTGCTCTTGCGGTCGCGCTACCCCCACGCGAAAGGCGACACCCTCAGAGACGATCCAGTCATCGAGAAGGCGCTCGGAGGGGCGGCGAGCTCCGGCACTCTGCTCCTCTCACCCGAGAGACTGAGAAAGGAAGGAGACAATCTCGACGAGCGCGCCTTCATCCCGCTCGTCTACACCGAGAGGGCGATCCCGACCGACCGGGCCGTCGAGCCGAGGGGTATGGCTCTGGAGGCCGCGATGCCCATCCTCAACGACCGGGGAGACGTGACGGGGACGGTCTACGGAGGGGTTCTCCTGAACCGCAAGTTCGATCTCGTCGACCGGATCCGGCGCAACGTCTTCGGCGACAAGAGCTTCGGCGACCGTCCCGTCGGAACCGTGACCCTCTTCCTCGGCGACGTGAGAATCGCCACGAATGTGACCCTCGACACGGGGGCGCGCGCGCTGGGAACGCGGGTCTCCGAGGCCGTCGCGACCAGGGTTCTCGATCGCGGGGAGCGCTTCGCCGACCGCGCGTTCGTCGTGAACGACTGGTATCTATCCGCCTACGATCCGATTCGAGATCCCAGGGGCGAGGTGATCGGCATCATCTACGTCGGGCTGCTGGAGAAGACCTACTCGGGATACAAGTCGACCCTCGTCCGGCAGTACCTGGGAATCAGCCTCCTTGCCCTCCTCGTCTGCGTGGCCGTGACCCTGACTCTCTCGAGCGACTTCCGGCGACCCATTCTTCGCCTGGTCAAGGCTACGAGGGAGATCTCCGCGGGCAACCTGAACGCGCGCGTGACGCCGGTCCGGTCGAGCAGGGAGATCCACGAGCTGGGGAAGGCGTTCAACCTGATGGCCGAGGCGCTCGAGAGCGACAGGGCCAAGATGAACGTGACCTCGATCGTCCTCCAAAGGGCCTATGCGGCGGCCGAAGAACGGAACAAGGCCTACATGGAGATGCTCGGCTTCGTCACGCACGAGCTCAAGTCCCCCCTCGCCTCGATCGTCTTCGCGATCCACGGGCTCCGCGACCGGATCCTGGGCCCGCTGACGCCCGAGCAGGAGGCGCTCCTGAAGTCCGCCTCGACGAGCGCGGACTATCTCCAGGCTACGATCTTCAACTACCTCAATCTGACCAGGATCGAGGAAGGCGGCGTGCGCCTGCGACTCTCGAGGGTGGCTGCGCTCGACGAGGTGATCCGTCCCGTCCTCGAGGGGCTCTCGGAGCTCTCTGCCGACCGAGGGATGCGGATCGAGTCCGCGATCCCGGCGGAGGCCGGAGGCGTCTGGGACAGGGATCTCGTGCGGGCGGTCTTCCAGAACCTGCTGTCGAACGCCATCAAGTACGGCAGGGAGGGAGGAAGGATCCGCCTCTCCTGGCGCAGGGACGAGGAGTCGCGATTGCAGCGATTCTCCGTCTGGAACGAGGGGTGCGGATTCGATCCGGACTCCGCGCGGCGCCTCTTCCAGAAGTTCTCCCGTCTGCACGCGGGCGGCGAGGACACCAAGAGCGGGACAGGACTCGGACTCTTCGTCTCGGCGAGGATCGTGGAGAAGCACGGCGGCGCGATCTCGGCGCGCTCGGATCCGGGGCAGTGGGCCGAGTTCGTCGTCTCGCTTCCCGACGCGGCCCCGGGGTTGGAGGAGGCGGGCGCCGGCGAGCCTTCCGCTAGCGGCTAG
- a CDS encoding response regulator encodes MTQGKKVLMIDDDVNLVNVFKLVFTAKGYAFEAAYSGAEGLRKIVEVSPDIIILDVIMEDFVAGFRVLSELRTGGAGSPYSAFSKIPVIMLTSVTARTHVNFSEMVGTALLPVDAFVEKPVKPADILALIAKTLEASGSPGPAGA; translated from the coding sequence ATGACGCAGGGTAAGAAGGTCCTGATGATTGACGACGACGTCAATCTCGTGAATGTCTTCAAGCTCGTCTTCACGGCGAAGGGGTATGCGTTCGAGGCCGCCTACTCGGGCGCCGAGGGGCTTCGGAAGATCGTCGAGGTCTCTCCCGACATCATCATCCTCGACGTGATCATGGAGGACTTCGTCGCCGGTTTTCGCGTCCTGAGCGAGCTGCGCACGGGGGGGGCGGGATCGCCCTACAGCGCCTTCTCCAAGATCCCGGTGATCATGCTGACCAGCGTGACAGCGAGGACCCACGTGAACTTCAGCGAGATGGTCGGAACCGCCCTGCTGCCGGTCGACGCCTTCGTCGAGAAGCCGGTGAAGCCGGCCGACATCCTCGCCCTGATCGCGAAGACCCTGGAGGCCTCGGGGAGTCCAGGGCCGGCCGGCGCCTAG